Proteins from a genomic interval of Pseudomonas asplenii:
- the pseF gene encoding pseudaminic acid cytidylyltransferase gives MSAVAIIPARGGSQRIPGKNLKLFHGEPMIARSIRMALNSGLFDQVVVSTDDAQIAEVARQQGAQVPFMRPVALADDFTGTAAVIAHAVDALAQQGQVFDYACCIYATAPLLQARFLREGFELLERHPERSFAFSVCEFGFPIQRALTLTGDGALTALYPEHRQTRSQDLPPAFQDAGQFYWGRSAAWLRGDVLFSEKSLPVLLPRHLVQDIDTPEDWRRAEYLYSALQAAGELQS, from the coding sequence TTGAGCGCTGTCGCGATCATTCCGGCGCGTGGTGGCAGCCAACGGATCCCAGGCAAGAATCTCAAGCTGTTTCATGGTGAGCCGATGATCGCGCGCTCGATCCGGATGGCCTTGAACAGCGGTCTGTTCGATCAGGTGGTGGTCAGCACCGACGACGCGCAGATCGCCGAGGTGGCGCGTCAGCAGGGCGCCCAGGTGCCGTTCATGCGGCCTGTGGCGCTGGCCGATGACTTCACCGGTACCGCAGCGGTGATCGCCCATGCTGTCGACGCGTTGGCGCAACAGGGGCAGGTGTTCGACTATGCCTGTTGCATCTACGCCACCGCGCCGCTGCTGCAAGCGCGTTTCCTGCGTGAAGGATTCGAGTTGCTGGAGCGGCATCCCGAACGTTCCTTCGCCTTCTCCGTCTGCGAGTTCGGCTTTCCGATCCAACGGGCCCTGACCCTGACAGGCGATGGTGCCTTGACCGCGCTCTACCCGGAGCACCGCCAGACCCGCTCGCAGGACTTGCCGCCAGCATTCCAGGACGCCGGGCAGTTCTACTGGGGACGCAGTGCCGCCTGGTTGCGTGGCGATGTGCTGTTTTCCGAGAAGAGCCTGCCGGTGTTGCTGCCGCGTCATCTGGTCCAGGATATCGATACGCCCGAAGACTGGCGTCGGGCGGAGTACCTGTATTCAGCGCTGCAGGCCGCAGGAGAATTGCAATCGTGA
- the pseI gene encoding pseudaminic acid synthase — protein MTSFKIGQRVIGPDAPPFVIAEMSGNHNQSLEVALQIVEAAAKAGAHALKLQTYTADTMTLDLAEGEFFIKDPGSLWAGSSLYELYEKAHTPWEWHAPIFARAKALGMLAFSTPFDETAVDFLESLDVPAYKIASFENTDLPLIRRVAATGKPLIISTGMASVAELDETVRAARAAGCRDLVLLKCTSTYPASPLNSHIRTIAHLQQLFGCQVGLSDHSMGVGVAVAAVALGATVVEKHFTLDRAAGGVDASFSLEPAELASLVVETERAWQALGQVRYGATEAEQKSLVYRRSLYVVQDVAKGEPFTAQNVRAIRPGLGLAPKHVDAVLGRNARVALKRGTPLVWSAIE, from the coding sequence ATGACTAGCTTCAAGATCGGCCAGCGCGTGATTGGCCCGGATGCACCGCCGTTCGTCATCGCCGAAATGAGCGGCAACCACAACCAGTCGCTGGAGGTGGCGCTGCAGATCGTCGAGGCGGCGGCCAAGGCCGGCGCCCATGCGCTGAAATTGCAGACCTACACCGCCGACACCATGACCCTGGATCTGGCCGAGGGCGAATTTTTCATCAAGGACCCCGGCAGCCTGTGGGCCGGTTCATCGTTGTATGAACTCTACGAGAAGGCCCACACACCCTGGGAATGGCATGCGCCGATCTTCGCCAGGGCGAAGGCGTTGGGCATGCTGGCGTTCTCCACGCCGTTCGACGAAACGGCCGTGGACTTCCTGGAAAGTCTCGATGTACCGGCCTACAAGATCGCCAGCTTCGAAAATACCGACCTGCCGCTGATTCGCCGGGTGGCGGCGACGGGCAAGCCACTGATCATTTCCACCGGCATGGCCAGCGTTGCCGAGCTGGACGAAACGGTACGTGCCGCCCGCGCGGCCGGTTGTCGAGACCTGGTGCTGCTCAAGTGCACCAGTACCTATCCGGCCTCGCCGCTCAACAGCCATATCCGCACCATTGCCCATCTGCAGCAGTTGTTCGGCTGCCAGGTAGGGTTGTCCGATCATTCCATGGGTGTGGGGGTCGCGGTGGCAGCGGTGGCCTTGGGTGCGACCGTGGTGGAGAAACACTTCACCCTGGATCGTGCCGCCGGTGGTGTTGACGCCAGTTTTTCACTGGAACCGGCCGAGCTGGCCAGCCTTGTGGTAGAGACCGAGCGGGCCTGGCAGGCGTTGGGCCAGGTGCGGTATGGCGCGACCGAGGCCGAGCAGAAATCCCTGGTCTATCGGCGTTCGTTGTATGTGGTGCAGGACGTGGCCAAGGGCGAACCGTTCACCGCGCAGAACGTGCGAGCGATCCGTCCCGGGCTGGGGCTGGCGCCGAAACATGTCGACGCTGTGCTCGGACGCAATGCCCGCGTGGCCCTGAAACGCGGTACGCCTCTGGTCTGGTCGGCAATCGAATAA
- the pseC gene encoding UDP-4-amino-4,6-dideoxy-N-acetyl-beta-L-altrosamine transaminase, with translation MMPYQIPYGHQSIEQADIDAVVEVLKSPWLTQGPTIPRFEAALAEHCQADFAVAVCNATAALHIACLAAGLGPGDWLWTSPNTFVASANCGRYCGADVDFVDIDPQTLNLDAGLLERNLEIAATTGRLPKVVVAVAFAGQSCDMRAIARLAEQYGFTLIEDASHAVGASYLGRPVGCGAYAAMTIFSFHPVKIITSAEGGMVLTNNPELAERLRRLRSHGITSDPAQMNVPEHGLWYYQQLELGCNYRMTDLHAALGLSQTARLGSFVTRRRELAQRYNRLLADLPLTLPVAQPGAESAWHLYVVRLQLERINKSQREVFEALRAAGIGVNLHYIPVHLQPYYREQGFKDGDFPEAERYFGEAISLPLFPLLTEEQQDYVVEQLRNLVG, from the coding sequence ATGATGCCTTATCAGATTCCCTATGGTCATCAGAGTATCGAACAGGCCGATATCGATGCGGTGGTCGAGGTACTCAAGTCGCCCTGGTTGACACAGGGGCCGACGATTCCACGTTTCGAGGCGGCGCTGGCGGAACATTGCCAGGCCGACTTCGCGGTGGCGGTCTGCAATGCCACTGCGGCCCTGCACATCGCCTGTCTGGCGGCGGGGTTGGGGCCGGGGGACTGGTTGTGGACCAGCCCGAATACCTTCGTTGCTTCCGCCAACTGTGGTCGTTATTGCGGGGCCGACGTGGACTTTGTCGACATCGATCCGCAGACCCTGAACCTTGACGCCGGACTATTGGAGCGCAATCTGGAAATCGCCGCGACGACCGGCCGTCTACCCAAGGTGGTGGTGGCCGTGGCCTTCGCCGGCCAGAGTTGCGATATGCGTGCGATTGCCAGGTTGGCCGAGCAGTATGGATTTACCCTGATCGAGGACGCGTCCCATGCGGTGGGGGCTTCTTATCTCGGCCGGCCTGTGGGGTGTGGTGCCTATGCGGCGATGACGATCTTCAGTTTCCATCCGGTGAAGATCATCACTTCGGCCGAAGGCGGGATGGTGCTGACCAACAACCCCGAGCTGGCCGAGCGTTTGCGACGCCTTCGTAGCCATGGCATCACGAGTGATCCGGCACAGATGAACGTACCCGAGCACGGCCTCTGGTATTACCAGCAGTTGGAACTGGGCTGCAACTACCGGATGACCGATTTGCACGCGGCGTTGGGATTATCGCAAACGGCCCGACTCGGGAGTTTTGTCACCAGGCGGCGCGAACTGGCGCAGCGTTACAATCGCTTGTTGGCCGACCTGCCATTGACCCTGCCGGTCGCGCAGCCGGGCGCCGAATCGGCCTGGCACCTTTATGTGGTGCGTTTGCAACTGGAGCGTATCAACAAAAGCCAACGCGAGGTTTTCGAGGCCTTGCGGGCAGCGGGTATCGGGGTGAATCTGCATTACATCCCTGTCCATCTGCAGCCGTATTACCGTGAGCAGGGTTTCAAGGATGGTGATTTTCCCGAAGCCGAGCGTTACTTCGGTGAGGCGATCAGTTTGCCGTTGTTCCCGTTACTCACCGAAGAACAGCAGGATTACGTGGTCGAGCAGTTGCGAAACCTGGTCGGTTAA
- a CDS encoding NAD-dependent epimerase/dehydratase family protein — MKVLVTGATGFVGRHLVAALLARGHSVRAVARDARKAQALPWIDQVEFVAADVHAEDLDVGALSAGIDVLAHLAWPGLPNYQALFHFEHNLFADYRFIKQMVEAGVSQVLVTGTCFEYGMQSGPLGETAPPQPGNPYGLAKNTLRLFLETLRQQLPFNLQWARLFYLYGEGQNPNSLLASLDRAIDAGAERFDMSAGEQLRDYLPIEVAAGYLARLLEQRDFSGVVNCASGRPIAVRTLVEQRLRERGASIALNLGHYGYPSHEPMAFWGVADRLQQLLGVEHGV; from the coding sequence CTGAAGGTATTGGTCACGGGGGCGACCGGCTTTGTCGGGCGTCACCTGGTCGCGGCGCTGCTGGCCCGTGGGCATTCGGTGCGGGCGGTGGCCCGCGATGCCCGCAAGGCGCAAGCTTTGCCCTGGATCGACCAGGTGGAGTTCGTCGCCGCCGATGTGCATGCCGAGGACCTCGATGTCGGCGCCCTGAGTGCGGGTATCGATGTGCTGGCGCATCTGGCCTGGCCTGGGCTGCCGAATTACCAGGCACTGTTCCACTTCGAACACAACCTGTTCGCCGATTACCGTTTCATCAAACAGATGGTCGAGGCCGGGGTGTCCCAGGTACTGGTCACGGGCACCTGTTTCGAATATGGCATGCAGAGTGGTCCGCTAGGCGAGACGGCGCCACCGCAACCGGGCAATCCCTACGGGCTGGCAAAGAATACCCTGCGGTTGTTCCTGGAGACGCTGCGTCAGCAACTGCCATTCAACCTGCAATGGGCCCGGCTGTTCTACCTGTATGGTGAGGGGCAGAACCCCAACAGCCTGCTGGCCAGCCTGGATCGGGCCATTGATGCCGGTGCCGAGCGCTTCGACATGTCGGCGGGCGAGCAACTGCGCGATTACCTGCCGATCGAAGTCGCGGCCGGGTATCTGGCGCGGCTGCTGGAACAGCGGGATTTTTCCGGGGTGGTCAATTGTGCCAGCGGCCGGCCTATAGCGGTCAGGACACTGGTCGAACAGCGCCTGCGCGAGCGTGGTGCGTCGATTGCCCTGAACCTGGGGCACTATGGTTATCCCAGTCACGAGCCCATGGCGTTCTGGGGCGTGGCGGATCGGCTGCAGCAGTTGCTGGGAGTCGAACATGGCGTATGA
- the pseG gene encoding UDP-2,4-diacetamido-2,4,6-trideoxy-beta-L-altropyranose hydrolase, producing MRVLFRADASAAIGSGHVARCLTLAAVLRACGADVLFACRELPGNALARLADDGVRSLVLPGAYPGEDPAQGIEAPLPWQADIDALEHCLAGEAEFDWIVVDHYGLDHRWQTAARRWARRLAAIDDLNNRQHAVDLLFDQNFTAGDPEYAGRALGPCRQLLGPRYALIRDEFRRAPVPINAQAGRVLVNFGGLDGAGETWKAMLALEGFKDLQVDFIAGTANPRLAQLQALAADRPLWRVQTFVKDFAERMAEADLFIGAGGGTSWERAALGLPTLCIAVAENQQANAERLAEAGAHIYLGASQSVDVDQLRQAVGFLLGNPGLRQSLAKRSRSLVDGLGARRFAVALLGASLRVRRVTPEDSQRLFDGRNHEPVRRASLDSEPIEWPAHQAWLAAKLQDRDCLLLIAEATDGPIGVLRYDRAGERAEVSLYLFEGRMGLGWGRALLARGEQAMGEHWPGVVAIDAQVLPDNPASIELFRSSGYVQSASRFERVVKDQFHD from the coding sequence GTGAGGGTGTTGTTTCGTGCCGATGCCTCGGCCGCCATTGGCAGCGGGCATGTTGCCCGTTGCCTGACACTGGCTGCGGTCCTGCGGGCCTGCGGTGCCGACGTGCTGTTCGCCTGCCGTGAGTTGCCCGGTAACGCATTGGCGCGTCTGGCAGATGACGGTGTGCGCAGTCTGGTGCTGCCGGGGGCTTATCCGGGCGAAGATCCGGCGCAGGGCATCGAGGCGCCGTTGCCTTGGCAGGCTGATATCGATGCCCTGGAGCATTGCCTGGCGGGTGAAGCCGAATTCGACTGGATTGTCGTCGATCACTATGGGCTCGATCATCGCTGGCAGACTGCAGCGCGTCGCTGGGCACGGCGGCTCGCGGCAATCGATGACTTGAACAACCGCCAGCATGCGGTGGATCTCCTCTTCGACCAGAACTTCACCGCGGGCGATCCGGAATATGCCGGTCGGGCGCTGGGGCCTTGTCGACAACTGCTCGGTCCGCGTTATGCGCTGATTCGCGATGAGTTCCGGCGCGCTCCGGTGCCGATCAACGCCCAGGCGGGGCGGGTGCTGGTGAACTTCGGCGGGCTCGACGGCGCCGGGGAAACCTGGAAGGCCATGCTGGCGCTGGAGGGTTTCAAGGATCTGCAGGTGGACTTCATCGCGGGTACCGCCAATCCCCGGTTGGCACAACTGCAGGCGTTGGCGGCGGATCGCCCGTTGTGGCGGGTGCAGACCTTCGTCAAGGATTTTGCCGAACGGATGGCCGAGGCTGATCTGTTCATCGGTGCTGGCGGCGGTACCAGTTGGGAGCGTGCTGCACTGGGGCTGCCGACCCTGTGCATCGCTGTGGCCGAGAATCAGCAGGCCAATGCCGAGCGGCTGGCGGAAGCGGGGGCGCATATCTACCTTGGGGCTAGCCAGTCGGTGGATGTCGATCAATTGCGTCAGGCCGTGGGTTTCTTGCTGGGCAATCCGGGGCTGCGCCAGAGTCTGGCCAAGCGCTCGCGCAGCCTGGTCGACGGGCTCGGCGCCCGGCGTTTCGCCGTCGCACTGCTGGGCGCGAGCCTGCGGGTGCGACGGGTGACACCTGAGGATTCGCAGCGGTTGTTCGACGGCCGCAACCACGAGCCGGTCCGCCGCGCATCGCTTGACAGTGAGCCGATCGAGTGGCCGGCCCACCAAGCCTGGCTGGCGGCGAAGCTGCAGGATCGTGACTGCCTGCTGCTGATTGCCGAAGCGACGGATGGGCCGATAGGTGTGCTGCGCTACGACCGTGCGGGCGAACGTGCCGAGGTGTCGTTGTATCTGTTCGAAGGCCGTATGGGCCTTGGCTGGGGCAGGGCGTTGCTGGCCCGTGGCGAGCAGGCCATGGGTGAACATTGGCCAGGGGTGGTGGCAATTGACGCCCAGGTACTGCCGGATAATCCGGCTTCGATCGAATTGTTTCGCAGCAGCGGCTATGTCCAGTCGGCCAGCCGTTTCGAGCGCGTAGTGAAGGATCAGTTCCATGACTAG
- a CDS encoding TIGR00180 family glycosyltransferase produces the protein MQDKYVSEQARFLRDAESLGDLLTVVIVTHNRPAFLRRAVVYYSALPCKLLILDSSAEPCAGIAEGRERVEYLHVPQYDYWKMQDKFTHGVMSVKTPYMTFAPDDDFLVHDALDQSVAFLEDHPDYGMCHGYCLMYLTLANNVLYYRRDKKVCEDYSSESAQDRVLSYMGQYVPPFYAVHRTQLMQDWYSAMPRGTSFQWQEVGHVYYMLARAKARILPIPYVVREINYGDSEHGTEIYHAVSYTDAKSTAEREAFAGFLATLPTGIEGLDQAQTKAFALTSFEAMVDSLRSGRALTAEMIFDSTWNSIEESPQRRFGPKQYVEMPFYNQAFFDKLTEFEFLLHAMPAGRLQLQRLEAVWARQEALMRPHNNDTAESVLDRLWQAHDCNVFNRRVLKALARQLETVGEEVEAQRIAAWSERLDAVSTEDNRSTFDAMLSGRLLHWLEAREPDAGERQAIADYQAAQGNGPLFGLMLLDLADDVEKLQVTLDSLLEGHSKAFRIVVFTTGEPQAATTVQNTLHFVRVTEGNYVDKLNQFARQSSCDWLLLAQVGDEFTASGLLKAGLELRHAEGCRAVCIDEIQRDENGALSDVFRPAFNPDLLLSVPVLMARHWLIRREVLVDAGGYSADYSNALEFDLLLRLIEQDGLAGLAHLDEPLLICAKSELAENAHERSTLLRHLGVRGYKAQVSSQEPGTYMIDYRHTERPLVSIILHGAADFDELERCLSALLQRTRYLKYEVLVADHPSRTEALSNWLQSQPQASKVSVLQSDWPSTAAFCNAAARQASGEYLVLLAADSEVVNPNWIESLLNQALRPEVGVVGAKFYSRDGKISQAGLILGLNEGIDSPFVGEKKDAKGYMQRLAVEQNYSAVSAVCLMVRRALFDALGGLDEGDFAEAFSEVDLCLSIGQAGYLVSWTPQVQVLHPGVLPEVPGALAALREKWSANFQADPAYNSNLALRGKGFALGAACHVDWAQLLV, from the coding sequence ATGCAAGACAAGTACGTTTCTGAACAAGCACGGTTCCTGAGGGATGCAGAGTCTCTGGGCGATCTGTTGACTGTGGTGATCGTTACCCACAATCGGCCGGCTTTCCTGCGCCGCGCGGTGGTCTACTACAGTGCCTTGCCTTGCAAGCTGCTGATACTCGATTCGTCGGCCGAGCCCTGTGCCGGTATCGCCGAGGGACGTGAGCGGGTCGAGTACCTGCACGTGCCGCAGTACGACTACTGGAAGATGCAGGACAAGTTTACCCACGGCGTGATGAGCGTGAAAACGCCGTATATGACGTTTGCTCCTGACGACGACTTCCTCGTCCATGATGCACTTGACCAGTCGGTGGCCTTCCTTGAAGACCACCCCGACTATGGCATGTGTCACGGCTATTGCCTGATGTACCTGACGCTGGCCAACAATGTTCTTTACTACCGTCGCGACAAGAAAGTCTGCGAAGACTATTCCAGCGAGAGTGCTCAGGATCGCGTGCTCAGCTATATGGGCCAATACGTGCCGCCGTTCTATGCGGTGCACCGTACCCAACTGATGCAGGACTGGTACTCGGCGATGCCGCGGGGTACCAGCTTCCAGTGGCAGGAAGTCGGCCATGTCTACTACATGCTGGCGCGGGCCAAGGCGCGTATTCTGCCGATTCCCTATGTGGTTCGGGAGATCAACTACGGGGATTCGGAGCATGGCACCGAGATCTACCACGCCGTGTCCTATACCGATGCCAAGTCGACCGCCGAGCGCGAGGCGTTCGCCGGCTTCCTTGCAACACTGCCCACTGGCATCGAGGGCCTGGACCAGGCGCAGACCAAGGCCTTCGCCCTGACAAGTTTCGAAGCGATGGTCGACAGCTTGCGCAGCGGTCGGGCATTGACCGCCGAGATGATTTTCGACTCGACCTGGAACAGTATCGAGGAGTCGCCACAGCGACGTTTCGGGCCAAAGCAGTACGTGGAAATGCCGTTCTACAATCAGGCTTTCTTCGATAAGTTGACCGAGTTCGAGTTTCTGTTGCATGCCATGCCTGCCGGCCGCCTGCAGTTGCAGCGACTGGAAGCGGTCTGGGCCCGCCAGGAGGCGCTGATGCGCCCACACAACAACGACACCGCGGAAAGCGTGCTCGACCGGTTGTGGCAGGCTCACGATTGCAACGTGTTCAATCGTCGGGTGCTCAAGGCCCTGGCGCGGCAACTCGAAACCGTCGGCGAAGAGGTCGAGGCGCAGCGTATTGCCGCCTGGAGTGAGCGTCTGGATGCGGTGTCGACCGAAGACAACCGTTCGACTTTCGATGCCATGCTGTCGGGGCGCCTGCTGCATTGGCTGGAGGCGCGTGAGCCGGATGCCGGCGAGCGCCAGGCGATTGCCGATTACCAGGCCGCGCAAGGCAACGGTCCGCTGTTCGGCCTGATGTTGCTGGACCTGGCGGACGATGTCGAGAAGTTGCAGGTAACCCTCGATAGTCTGTTGGAGGGCCACAGCAAGGCCTTCCGCATCGTGGTCTTCACCACTGGTGAACCGCAGGCGGCGACGACTGTTCAGAACACCCTGCACTTTGTTCGGGTGACCGAGGGCAACTACGTCGACAAGCTCAACCAGTTCGCCCGTCAGTCGTCCTGCGACTGGTTGCTGCTGGCACAGGTCGGTGACGAGTTTACCGCCAGCGGCCTGTTGAAGGCCGGTCTGGAGCTGCGCCATGCCGAAGGTTGCCGGGCGGTGTGCATCGATGAAATCCAGCGCGACGAAAATGGCGCATTGAGCGATGTTTTCCGCCCGGCTTTCAACCCCGATCTGCTGCTGAGCGTGCCGGTTCTGATGGCGCGGCACTGGTTGATCCGACGTGAAGTGCTGGTTGATGCCGGTGGCTACAGCGCCGACTACAGCAATGCCCTGGAGTTCGACCTGCTGCTGCGATTGATCGAGCAGGATGGCCTGGCCGGGCTGGCACACCTGGATGAGCCACTGCTGATCTGTGCGAAGTCGGAACTGGCGGAGAACGCTCACGAGCGCTCGACCCTGTTGCGTCACCTTGGCGTGCGCGGCTACAAGGCCCAGGTCAGTTCGCAGGAGCCGGGGACCTATATGATCGACTACCGCCACACCGAACGTCCGCTGGTTTCGATCATCCTGCACGGCGCGGCGGATTTTGACGAACTGGAGCGCTGCCTGAGTGCATTGCTGCAGCGTACGCGCTACCTGAAATACGAAGTGCTGGTGGCCGATCACCCGAGCCGTACCGAGGCCCTGTCGAACTGGTTGCAGAGTCAGCCGCAGGCGAGCAAGGTCAGCGTGTTGCAATCGGACTGGCCGAGCACCGCCGCGTTCTGCAATGCTGCGGCGCGTCAGGCTAGCGGCGAATACCTGGTGTTGCTGGCGGCTGACAGCGAAGTGGTCAACCCCAACTGGATCGAATCCCTGCTCAATCAGGCATTGCGCCCGGAAGTCGGAGTGGTCGGTGCCAAGTTCTACAGCCGCGACGGCAAGATCTCCCAGGCCGGTCTGATTCTCGGTCTGAATGAAGGTATCGATTCACCGTTCGTGGGCGAGAAGAAGGATGCCAAGGGCTATATGCAACGTCTGGCGGTCGAGCAGAACTACTCGGCTGTCTCGGCGGTGTGCCTGATGGTGCGCAGGGCACTCTTCGATGCGCTCGGTGGCTTGGACGAAGGCGATTTCGCCGAGGCCTTCAGCGAAGTCGACCTGTGCCTGAGTATCGGCCAGGCCGGGTACCTGGTGTCGTGGACGCCGCAAGTGCAGGTCCTGCATCCGGGCGTACTGCCCGAGGTGCCGGGCGCACTGGCGGCCTTGCGCGAGAAATGGTCGGCGAACTTCCAGGCCGACCCGGCGTACAACTCGAACCTGGCATTACGTGGCAAAGGCTTCGCCCTGGGCGCAGCCTGTCACGTGGATTGGGCGCAGTTGCTGGTGTAG
- a CDS encoding pseudaminic acid biosynthesis-associated methylase, producing the protein MRELSEQEHFWRGDFGDHYVGRNQGQRLVAANLALFTKALARTARIGSLLELGTNTGNNLQALHQLLPGCLLRGVEINAKACEQASALGIAEIWHGSLFDYPRERCFDLTLSKGVLIHLAPELLVAAYEQLYQLSGRYILLAEYYNPVPVEVSYRGNSGKLFKRDFAGEMLDRYSDLQLLDYGFGYHRDRQFPIDDVNWFLLEKRP; encoded by the coding sequence ATGCGCGAGCTGAGCGAACAAGAGCATTTCTGGCGCGGCGACTTCGGCGATCACTATGTGGGCCGTAATCAGGGCCAGAGACTGGTCGCCGCGAACCTGGCGTTGTTCACCAAGGCGCTGGCGCGCACCGCGCGGATCGGCAGTTTGCTGGAATTGGGGACCAATACCGGTAACAACCTGCAGGCTTTGCACCAGTTATTGCCCGGCTGCCTGTTGCGGGGCGTGGAGATCAATGCCAAGGCCTGTGAACAGGCGAGCGCCTTGGGGATCGCCGAAATCTGGCACGGCTCGTTGTTCGATTATCCGCGCGAGCGCTGCTTCGATCTGACCCTGAGCAAGGGGGTATTGATCCACCTGGCCCCCGAGCTGCTGGTGGCGGCCTATGAGCAGCTCTACCAGTTGAGCGGGCGTTATATCCTGCTGGCCGAATACTACAACCCGGTGCCGGTCGAGGTGTCCTATCGCGGCAACAGCGGCAAGTTGTTCAAACGCGACTTTGCTGGCGAGATGCTCGATCGCTACAGCGACCTGCAGTTGCTCGATTATGGCTTCGGTTATCACCGCGACCGGCAGTTTCCCATCGACGATGTGAACTGGTTCCTGCTGGAAAAACGTCCTTGA